The Montipora capricornis isolate CH-2021 chromosome 3, ASM3666992v2, whole genome shotgun sequence genome includes the window ATGTTCTACTTATGGATAACCCATATGAGATCAAAGAAAGTCCAAACAAGTTAAATTTGACTTACGTTGTAGAATGTATGCGCAGATACTGATCTTGAGTTTTATTTTGGATGGCTTATTGatgagttgaaaacaaaacaggtTTCTTGCGAGAGAACAATAATATACTGTCAAACGATTAAACAAAACCCCTTCCTTGGGGGAGGTATTGATGTAACAGTTAGCAACAATATTTTTTAACTTCAAAGTAGCAATTCCATTTCAAGAAGTCAGTGAGGAAAAGAAATTCCCCTAGTTGTTACACTTACTTCCATGGTAATAAAATATCCTGAACTTTATAATACATTTTTGATATGTTTCCCCTGTGAAAACATTTCAGTTGCTTTTAAGGTGGcttgaaccagtttcactacttttgaggacctttttattagaagggttgtcacaacaaaactgtgtcacataaaagaaatgttatggtaccatatgaaccaccaattattgcttaacaaaatgcactCACTATTTTGacataataggttaccatggcaacatgaaactCTCcgaaaacaccctatatttcatctttatttgcttatatctcaaaaatgaactcagtgacccccatttcttattgtaaaatagtaattagcaatttgagataggactatctggaaagtaaaaaaaaaaaatttttgggagccaattcagggctaccttaaaatatttgaaaaatattggctcccaataatttttttaaactttgctgacagttctatctcaaattgctaattactattctacaataaaaagtgggggtcaccaagttcatttttaagatataagcaagtaaagaagaaataaagggtgtttttggagagctttccaAACCTATTACTGTAACATCTAAATAGTCAAAATAGTGAgcacattttgttaagcaataattggcgtttgatgtggtaccataacattgctgttacgtgatacagtatagtagttataacccatctaataagaaggtctctaaaagtggtgaaactggtttcaGCCACCTTAACTGAGTGTAAAAACCTATAAATAAAAGACCTTGTAGAAATGCACACAGCATTTACAAAATGAGCACACATGTAATTTACATCATTAAAAGCCAAAAGTGAAACAGTTTTGTAAGACCCCTTTGATATTTGACGAGTAGAACTCTCAATTCACAAACTATTTTATCTAGATCTGATACCCCAAGTGTTGTAATATTGACACCTTTGGGGATCCCCTTAGGAGCCCCTGAGTGACTTACATGGACACCCCGAAAACGGAAAACCATGTGCGTTGTGTTGGCACTTTTAAAAGGGGACACGAACATCTTAGAATCAATAGTTGTTACTAGTCGTTGAGTTTAGTATTGCTTGATTGAATGATATCataacatggtgtcagaagcggTTTTCTGCCCTGCCGAATTGTGAGATGCGTTGACGGAAAAGCAAGTTTCCTGTGAGTTGTATTTTTGTATCTTGTATAATGGCCGAACGAGATTCTCGAACGCCCGGTCCACTGCTTTTAGACGCGAATGCTGCTGAGAACTGGAGGAAATTTTTTATGCAATTTGAGATTTACCTTGTTGCGAAGGGCAAAGATGCTAAAGCGGATAAACTGAAGGTAAACTTGCTGTTACATTGTGCTGGGCCAGAAGCTATCGAAGAGTACAGTCACTTCGTGTTTACCGATGAAGAAGACAAAGATTGCTATCAAGATGTCTGTCGCAAATTCGAGGAATTGTGCCAGGGTGCTAGAAATGTAATTTATGAGCGACTGGTGTTCAATCAGCGAAATCAGAAGGAAGGTGAAAGGATTGACAATTTCGTCAGTGAACTGAAAAGATTGTCTTTAACATGTGAATTTAGCGACCTCCGTGATTCACTCATTCGTGATCGTATTGTCGGAGGAGTTTTGTCACACGAATTGCGAGGTGAGCTGCTAAAGAAACCAGATTTAACGCTACAAACTGCTCATGATGATTGTCGTACATTCGAGGCAGCCGAACAACAGAAATACAGGTTCAATACACCAACAGAGGCGGGCTCTGAACGGTCACTTCACCCTCTCAAGGAAGTCAAGGTTCAAGAAAAGACACCTGCTCGTAACTGTAAGTTTTGTGGTTACCCGCACCCATTTACTCAGCCACCTCGCTGCCCAGCTCTTGGAAAGAAATGCAACAAGTGTAAGAAGGAAGGACACTTTGCACAAGTGTGCAAAGAATTAAGTGCTGAAGGTTCACTACTTGCAGCTGTGGAGCATGACTCTCCAACGACTCACGATGTGCACACTTATTTTGAATCAGTTGAGCTGGATAGTGTCTCCGGCACTCGAAAGAAATCTAGGAGTTTGATTACTGTCAAAATTGCTGGGAAGAATGTACAGATCAAGGCAGATACTGGTGCAGAAGCTACAGTCATTCCCTATGAGCTGTACAAGGAGATCACAAACAAACCTCTTCAGAAAATTAAGCAACCTTTGAAGGGGTGGCTTGCACCTAAACCCATCCATCCAAAGGGCTCTGTGAGGCTTCCAACTCAATATGGGAGTCGTGAACTTAACCTGTTGTATCTTGTTGTTGATGGAAATTTTACACCATTGCTGTGTTGTGATGCTTGTTTCGACTTAGAAGTCCTTGAGTTTATGAACGTTGAACTGATAACTACTGAAGAGTCAAACCAACCAACCAGAGCAAGAACTGCCAAGTTTCTTTCAAACCGATCCTGTGTTGCAGGACTATCAAGATTGTTTCAGTGATAAACCTGGCAAGCTACCGAACAAAGTACATTTGGAAGTTGACCTGTCAGTTCCTCCAGTGGTACATCCTCCCAGAAAAATTCCAATTGCACTTCTTGAACCAGCACGAGAGAAGCTCACAGAGATGGAAGAAGATGGAATTATTGTAAAAGAAGAGGAACACACCCCTTGGGTTTCATCTATGCTAGTGATTGACAAACGAaaagtgaaacaaaagaacactcCACTCTCGAAGAATGATGTTCGAATTTGTATTGACCCGAGGGACCTAAACAAAGCTCTTAAGAGGCCACACTATCCAATGGTTACTGTAGAGGAGGTTGCCAACCGATTATCGGGTGCAAAGTGTTTCATGTCCCTGGATGCTTGCAGTGGATACTGGCGGCTCCCGGTGGATGATGAAAGCTCAAAGCTCTTAACATTCAATACCCCCTGGGGACGATATCGATTTACAAGGCTCCCTTTTGGCATCTCTTCGGCCCCTGAAATCTACCAAAGGGAGATGGACACACTCTTTGAAGGGGTTCCTGTGGAGATCATAGTGGATGATTTCTTGATACATGGTAAAGATCAAATCGACACTGATCAGAAATTGAGAAGAGTACTGGCTAGAAGCAGAGAGGTAGGATTGAAGTTCAATCCAAAGAAAGTGAAACTTCGTGTTCCTGAATTAAGCTATGTTGGACATGTGTTCTCTGCCGAAGGATTGAAACCTGACCCTGATAAAATCCGCGCGATCAGTGAGATGCCTCCTCCTTCTGACAAAGAAGGTGTACTTCGAATACTAGGAACTGTCAATTACCTAGACAAGTTCATTGAACACAAAGCTGATCTACAAGAGCCAATTTCACAGCTTACGCAAaaagatgtagcatttgtgtgGGAGAAACCAGAGCAAGAGGCTTTTGATAAGCTCAAGTCTGTCATCACTAGTGCACCAGTGTTAGCATActttattagggagcttacgcaacaggacggctggaagactcaggacggcagaatgacgaaaaaatgtcgcgtaagattgggaatgcacagtctcgcgcaacattttttcgtcactctgccgtcctgagtcttccagccgtcctgttgcgtaagctctcTAATAACAGCAAAGAGAAGGTGCTAAGTGTTGATGCCAGCAGCACAGGCCTTGGTGCAGTGATCATGCAGGAGGGCAAACCAGTTGCCTTCAGTTCGAAGACATTGACTCCCTCAGAGAAGATGTATGCGAATATTGAAAGAGAGCTGTTGGCGATTGCATGGGGagcgcaaaagtttcacacatATGTGTATGGGCGCAGAGTTTTTGTTGAGACAGACCACAAACCGCTGGAGTCAATCTTTCGGAAACCACTGAATGAGGCCCCTCCCAGGCTACAGAGGATGTTGCTCAAACTTACCAAGTATGACCTTGTGGTGCGTTATGTTCCCGGAAAACAGCAGGTCATTTCAGACTGCCTTAGCAGAGCACCTCTAAGTGAAACTAAACCATTCAGTGAACCCGAAGATGTCATAGGAGTTAATCTTGTTGAGGAACTTGGATTAGAAAGTAGTACCCTGAAGAGATTCAAGTACCGTTCAAGTACTGATGAGACATCCAGAGTGGTTATGGAATACGTTTTGAAAGGATGGCCCTCTGAGAAAGAAGAATTTGATGAACTTGCCCGGGAATATTGGAATTTCAGAGAAGAGCTGAGTGTTGAGGATGGCATGTTGTTTAAATCAGACAAAATTGCAGTTCCAAGACCATTGAGAGCTGAAGTGTTAGATGAAATTCATGGCGCGCACATGGGACAGAGCAAGAGCCTTTCCTTTGCGAGGGATTACGTTTTCTGGCCTTCCATTACTGCGCAAATCAAAGACAAAGTCAGTTCCTGTGCCGTGTGTAATGCGTTCCGCAACCGACAACAGAAAGAGACATTACATCCTCATGACATTCCAGGCTTACCTTGGCAAGTAGTTGGGACTGACCTGTTTGAATTTGGTGGCTAAACGTACCTGTTAGTTACTGACTTCTATTCGAAGTACTTTGAAATAGACCTGCTTCGCCAAAACACGGCCATTTGTGTTATCAACAActtgaagaaaatattttccaggTTTGGAATCCCAGAGAAAGTTGTCAGTGACAACGGACCGCAGTACAGCAACACCAGACATTTGTTAAGCAGAAACCATGATTTCAAGAAATTTGCTGACGAGTGGGGATTTTCCCATACAACCAGCTCACCAGAGTATCCTCAATCAAATGGCGCAGCTGAAAGAGCTGTACAGACCGTAAAACGCATTCTTAAGAAGGCTGCTGCAGAGAACAAAGACCC containing:
- the LOC138042695 gene encoding uncharacterized protein encodes the protein MAERDSRTPGPLLLDANAAENWRKFFMQFEIYLVAKGKDAKADKLKVNLLLHCAGPEAIEEYSHFVFTDEEDKDCYQDVCRKFEELCQGARNVIYERLVFNQRNQKEGERIDNFVSELKRLSLTCEFSDLRDSLIRDRIVGGVLSHELRGELLKKPDLTLQTAHDDCRTFEAAEQQKYRFNTPTEAGSERSLHPLKEVKVQEKTPARNCKFCGYPHPFTQPPRCPALGKKCNKCKKEGHFAQVCKELSAEGSLLAAVEHDSPTTHDVHTYFESVELDSVSGTRKKSRSLITVKIAGKNVQIKADTGAEATVIPYELYKEITNKPLQKIKQPLKGWLAPKPIHPKGSVRLPTQYGSRELNLLYLVVDGNFTPLLCCDACFDLEVLEFMNVELITTEESNQPTRARTAKFLSNRSCVAGLSRLFQ